One bacterium DNA window includes the following coding sequences:
- a CDS encoding CpaF family protein — protein MSLLQRLKTESKGGNGKQSKMTAAETAIRDQAALHPNLQTLHAYYELKERIHRRLIDKLDLAVLDTIPAEVLRVQVREVVENLLQTEESLAWDINRDRLSEEILNETFGLGPLEPLLHDPTVSDILVNTFAQVYVERFGKLELTSTQFRDDAHLMHIIERIVSKIGRRVDESSPMVDARLPDGSRVNAIIPPLAVDGPILSIRKFGLQRLSMDDLLRLQSLTPSMAELLAAAVKARLNILISGGTGSGKTTLLNILSSYVPGSERIITVEDAAELQLQQRHVVRLETRAANIEGRGAVVQRDLVRNSLRMRPDRIIVGEVRGAEALDMLQAMNTGHDGSLTTLHANSPRDALRRLETMVLMAGANLADRAMREQISSAINIIIQISRLSDGSRKVQKIAEIVGMEGDTVSLQDIFVFEKLGIREDGKVIGTFHTTGIRPKFAERIETSGIKLPDGMFEPNFEFEQKEEAAS, from the coding sequence ATGAGCCTGCTGCAACGCCTAAAGACGGAAAGCAAAGGCGGTAACGGAAAACAAAGCAAGATGACGGCCGCTGAGACTGCGATCCGGGACCAGGCCGCGTTACATCCGAATTTGCAGACTTTGCATGCCTATTATGAGTTGAAGGAGCGCATACACCGCCGCCTGATCGATAAACTCGATCTGGCGGTCCTGGATACCATTCCCGCCGAGGTTCTGCGCGTGCAGGTGCGGGAGGTTGTTGAGAATCTGCTGCAGACCGAAGAGTCTCTGGCCTGGGACATCAACCGCGACCGGCTGAGCGAGGAAATCCTCAATGAGACCTTTGGCCTTGGGCCGCTGGAACCTCTGCTGCACGATCCTACGGTTTCAGATATCCTGGTCAACACCTTTGCTCAGGTTTACGTCGAACGATTCGGAAAATTGGAATTGACCAGCACGCAATTCCGCGATGACGCGCATCTCATGCATATCATCGAGCGCATCGTATCCAAGATCGGCCGTCGGGTCGATGAATCGAGCCCCATGGTGGATGCGCGTCTGCCGGATGGCTCGCGCGTCAACGCCATCATCCCGCCGCTGGCAGTGGACGGCCCCATTCTTTCCATCCGTAAATTCGGACTGCAACGTCTGTCCATGGACGACCTGCTGCGGCTGCAGAGCCTGACGCCCTCCATGGCAGAATTGCTCGCCGCGGCGGTCAAAGCGCGCTTGAACATCCTGATCTCCGGCGGCACCGGTTCGGGCAAGACCACCCTATTGAACATCCTCTCCAGCTATGTGCCCGGCAGCGAGCGCATCATTACTGTGGAAGACGCTGCAGAGTTGCAGCTGCAGCAGCGGCATGTGGTCCGTTTGGAGACGCGGGCGGCGAACATCGAGGGCAGGGGCGCTGTGGTGCAGCGCGATCTGGTGCGCAATTCCCTGCGTATGCGGCCGGACCGCATCATCGTCGGCGAGGTGCGCGGCGCTGAGGCGCTGGATATGCTGCAGGCGATGAACACCGGCCATGACGGATCGCTGACCACGCTGCACGCCAATTCCCCTCGCGACGCGCTGCGTCGGCTCGAGACCATGGTGCTCATGGCCGGCGCCAATCTGGCTGACCGCGCCATGCGCGAACAGATCAGCTCAGCTATCAACATCATCATTCAAATTTCCCGGTTGAGCGACGGCAGCCGCAAGGTGCAGAAAATCGCCGAGATCGTCGGCATGGAGGGCGATACGGTTTCCCTGCAGGATATCTTTGTTTTTGAAAAACTCGGCATCCGCGAAGACGGCAAAGTAATCGGCACTTTTCATACCACCGGCATTCGTCCCAAATTTGCCGAACGCATCGAAACCTCCGGCATCAAGCTGCCCGATGGAATGTTTGAGCCGAACTTTGAGTTTGAGCAAAAGGAGGAAGCAGCCTCATGA